CGGCTGATCCGGGTTCTCCTCCAAGAAATTAGTGCTTTGATAAATTCTGAAGGTGGCATTGTTGAAATCGGAGACCGCTGATGTCTTGGCACTTCCACCTCTTCACAATACAGACACCCCGCCCCTTTACCCCCCGCACACCAAACCTTATATAAACACTAAGGAACACAATTGAGGCTATCAATGGACAACACATCCGAACCGTTAGAAGGCGCGCCGCTGATCGCACCCTCAACCACTGATCACCCGCTGTATGAGCAGGTCGTTGAGGCCTGTCGTTCGGTGTATGACCCCGAAATACCGGTCAATATCTATGAATTAGGCTTGATCTATACCGTTGATATCAATGAGCAAAGCGAAGTCGCAATCAAGATGTCACTGACGGCACCTGGCTGCCCTGTCGCCGGTGAAATGCCAGGTTGGGTTGCTGATGCAGTTGAGCCCATCGCGGGCGTGAAACAAGTGGATGTGGAACTCGTATGGGAACCACCCTGGGGTATGGACATGATGTCGGACGAGGCGCGTCTAGAGCTTGGCTTCATGTAACTCGCCTCCATGAAAACCGAAAAACAAAAGATGATTGCCGGTGAGTTATACCGGGCTGGTGATCCGGAACTGGTGAGGGATCGCGCCAGAAGTCAGGACCTTCAACGACAATACAATGCAACCATCGTGTCCGATGCTTTGGATCGTAAATCCATTTTGAATCAGTGGCTTGGAAGTCGAGGTTCATCTGGATCTATCCGTACACCATTTTACGTTGATTACGGCTACAACATCCACCTGGGGGACGACGTGTTCTTCAACTATGGATGCGTATTGCTTGACGGCTGCGCCATCCACATCGGGGACAAAACGCAAGTGGGGCCGATGGTGCAAATCCTCACAGCCGACCATCCCCGCAACGCTGAAGACCGCGACGCCGGGCTGGAGTTCAGCCAGGAGATTCACATTGGGCGCAACGTCTGGATTGGTGGTGGTGCAATGATCCTGCCGGGTGTGACAATCGGCGATGACGCAATTATCGGTGCCGGTTCAATTGTGACGCGGGATGTGGCAGCGGGTGCAACGGTTGCAGGAAATCCGGCGCGCGTCCTTGTTCCACGCAGCGATATTGCCTAAATTAACGTCAAAGGAGACTTCCATGTTTGGCATTCCCGGCAAGCAAGCCGTTACATTGACCCCAAAAGCGGCGTCTCAGGTATCAAAGCTCATGACCTCTGCCGGCCATGCCGGGCTGCGCATTGGCGTCAAAAAAGGCGGCTGTGCGGGCATGGAATACACGATGGAATACGTTGAGGAGACCGATCCCAACGATGAGGTGGTCGAACAGGACGGCGCCCGTGTCATGATCGCCCCGATGGCGCAAATGTTTCTGTTTGGCACAGAAATCGACTATGAAACCTCACTGCTGGAAAGCGGGTTCAAGTTTCGCAACCCCAATGTGACCGAGGCCTGTGGGTGTGGCGAGTCGATCAAGTTCGGCTGATCACTACGTCCGCTGCAAATGCACATAAGTCTCGGAAAAGCGCCGGGACAAATGGTCCCCTGCTAGCAGAACCTCACCTGTGCCGCGCGGCGCAATGTTCGTGTCATAAGATGGATTGAAGAACAAAGGTATCGAGATGCGTTCGCGATCTGTGCCAATCACGCGGTGTGGCGTGGCCTTCACCAAACCGTCCGTCCAAATCTCCATCATCTCGCCGAAATTGATCACAAACTCACCCGGCGGCGCAGAGACAGGGATCCAGCCGCCGCTCCTTTTACGCACTTCAAGCCCCGCATTCCCATCCGTGGCCAGCAGGGTGAGGCACCCGTAATCCGTGTGGGTTGCAATCCCAAAATCACGTTCCGTCGCCCAAGAGGGTCGCGCCGGATAATAGTTGCCGCGTAACAGCGCCATCGGCGTTTCAAACGACGGGTCGAAATAATCATCAGGTGCGTCAATTGCGCGGGCGATTCCCCGCAAAACCACCATCGCGACACCGCGTGCATGATCATAATAACGCTCAATGTCGCGCTGGAATTCGGGCAAGCCGTGGGGCCACTGGTTTGGCGCATAAACAGGAAGATCACTGCGCGGGTCCTCAGCAGGCAGGGTAAAACCACTGTCGAAAAACTGTTTGAAGTCCGGGTTTGCGTTGGGGTCGACTTGTTCGGAACCCGACGCGCCCCAACCCCGGTTTGCCCCGGTTTTCGCCATGTCGATGGATGCCTTATCTGCCTCGGGCAACAAAAAAAACCTGCGATACTGCGCCAAGACGTCCTGCATGCGGGCGGGCGTCAAAGCGGTATTGAACACTGTGAAAAATCCGATGCCAGTGGCAGCCTCACGCAATTGCGCAAGTGTTTGCGCATCACCCGCAGCCAGTAGTGCCGCATCTAATCTGGGGATCATAGCTGTCTCCAACGTCCTCGTTTGTGCCAGTGCCATAGCGCGCCAGCCTGTGCAAGCGATGCGCGCTGATTGCCGCCAGCCAGTCTGGCTGTTACCACAGGGGCAAATCAACACAGGAGCGTTTCATGCGGCGGAAAATGGCAGCGGGCAATTGGAAAATGAACGGTACTCAGGATAGCCTTGGCGTGCTGGATAGCCTTAGCACGGCGCATGGTGATCACCCCTGTGACATCGTGATCTGCCCCCCGCATCCGCTGCTGATTCCTGCCGCGACACGCTGCAGCGATGGGCCCGTTTCAATTGGGGCGCAAGATTGCCACGCAGCAGCCAAAGGTGCGTTCACAGGCGATATCAGCGCCGGAATGATTGCTGATACCGGCGCGGGCCATGTGATTGTGGGGCATTCCGAACGGCGTGAGGCCTACGGCGACACCGACGCACAGGTGCGATCCAAGGCCGAAGCAATACAAGCAGCTGGTTTGATCGCGATTGTCTGCATCGGGGAAAGCCTGGCACAACGCGAGGCCGGCGCGGCACTGCCCGTGCTCAAGGCACAACTCGCAGGCTCCGTGCCCGCAGGCAGCAAGGGTGCCAATCTGGTGGTGGCCTATGAGCCGATCTGGGCCATTGGCACCGGCAAGATCCCGACGCTTGAGCAGATCGGCGAGGTTCATGGCGTCTTGCGCGCTGAACTCGTCGCACGCTTTGGAGCGCAAGGTGATGCGATCCGCTTGCTTTATGGCGGGTCGGTCAAACCTGGCAATGCAGCCGAGATATTTGGTACCCCGAATGTGGATGGTGCCCTGGTTGGTGGCGCCAGCCTCAAAGCAGAGGATTTCTCACCAATCATCGACGCGCTGGCTCAAAGCCAAGAGTAAGTTCTTTTGGCCGCAAATACTCCGGGGGAGGCCGCACGGCCGGGGGCAGCGCCCCCAACCACGCGATGCTTACTTGATGATGATTTCAGGCCCCATCACCAGCGTTGGCAACCATGTCGAAATGATCGGGATGTAGGTCACCATGATCAGGAACACAAAAAGCACCGCCGTAAACGGCAGCGCCGCCTTGACCACTGACATCATTGGCATGTTGGCCACACCCGAGGTCACAAAGAGGTTCAGACCCACAGGCGGTGTGATCATCCCGATCTCCATGTTTACCACCATGATGATACCAAGGTGAATGGGATCAATGCCCAGTTCAATGGCAATCGGGAACACCAACGGCGCGACAATCACCAGCAGGCCCGAGGGCTCCATAAACTGGCCGCCAATCAACAGGATGACGTTGACGATCACCAAAAAGATGATCGGCCCGAACCCTGCATCCAGCATCGCGGAGGCAATCTGCTGGGGGATCTGCTCATCGGTCAGCACGTGTTTCAGGATCAGCGCATTGGCGATGATGAACATCAGTGTCACAGTCAGTTTGCCCGCTTCAAACAGGGTGTTCTTGGTATCACGGTGAAAGAAGGCGGTGATCAATGCGATGGGCTTGCGCATCAACGTGAGATTTTGCTCCGCGTCGCCTTTGACATGCAAGGGTCCCATATCCCGGTAAACGAAACTCGCAATGAAGAAGGCATAGACCGCAGCCACAGCGGCGGCCTCCGTCGGCGTGAAAATACCGCCATAAATACCGCCCAGAATGATCACGATCAGAAACAGGCCCCAACCAGCCTCGCGCCCCGCCTCAAAGACTTCGCCCCAGCCGCGCCACTCACCCTTGGGCAGATCACGAACACGGGCGATGATGTAAATAGTGATCATCAGCATGGAGCCTGCCATGACGCCCGGAATGACCCCGGCCAGAAACATGCGCCCCACTGAGACATCTGTGGCAGACGCGTAGACCACCATGACAATGGAGGGCGGGATCAGGATGCCGAGCGTCCCTGCATTGGCGATCACGCCTGCTGCAAAATCCTTGGTATATCCGACCTGACGCATGCCTGCGATCACGATGGAACCGATCGCAACCACCGTGGCAGGTGACGACCCCGACAGTGCAGCAAAAAGCATACAGGCAAAGACACCTGCGATCGCCAGGCCACCGGGAAAATGCCCCACCAAAGCGATGGAAAATCGGATGATGCGCCGGGCCACACCGCCCGTTGACATAAAGCTGGAGGCGAGGATGAAAAACGGAATGGCGAGCAGGGTATAATGCCCCGCCATCGCCTGAAACAAGGTCTGAGCAATGGAGGCCAAGGATGTATCACTGAGCACCAGAAGGAACACGATCGAGGACATGCCAAGGCTGATCGCGATTGGCACGCCAACCAGCATCAGGCCCACTACCATGGAAAAAAGGACTGCTACTTCCATGGGTTAATTCCCTTTGTTCATGTGTTTGACCGCTTCCACTTCGTCTTCGGCTTCATGGCTGACGATCAGGCTTGTGGTCTCGCCCCGTGCAAGCCGAAGAGTGGCCTGAATGAAGCGAAAGAGCAGCAGGGCAATGCCGAAAGGCAACATCGCATAGGGGATAAACCGTGGAATTTTTTCATAGGCTTCGCCTTGATTGAAGATCGGCTCGATCCAGCGCAGCCACTCCGGTATGGGGATGTCGACGACTTCATACCAGGCTTGATCCCGGCTGTTTTCAAACCCCGTGGGGAACCAGCGTCCGGAGGTTGCATCAAGCCCCGCAAAAGGCGCCCAGTAATCCCAGGCGCCCTTCAGCACAAGTGCTGCGTAGCACAGGCAGATGGATGCCGCAAAAAGCGCCAGAATGCGTCGGGTGGGCGCTGAGAAGAGGTTGATCACCGCATCCACACCCAGATGGGCAGTGACCTTGACGCAATAACTGACACCAAACAGTACCAGCCAGGCAAATAGAAACGTCACCGCTTCCAAACCCCAGATAATGCCGGTGTTGAAGCCATAGCGCAGAACCACATTGATGAATGTGAGAAGGGTCATTAATCCGAGGATCAGTGCAATTGCCGTCTCCTCAATCTCGTTCACGATCCGACCCAGAACCGTTTCCGCCTCATAGGAATGCGCCATGCGCCCCCCTCCCCCTATATGGTCCCGCCGGCCCACGGAATGCGGGCCGGCGGGCATATCGCTTGTACTTTAGAAGCCGGCGTTGATCGCCTGAGCCGCGTCGATGTTCTCCTGACCGACGTCGTCCTTGAACTGCTCCCAGACCGGCTTCATGGTCGCGACCCATTCGGCGCGCCCAGCATCGTCCAATTGACGTACCACACCGCCCGCCGCGATGATTTCGGCCTTTGCCTGATCATTCACAGCAGTGGATTCAGCGTTTCGCACTTCGGTCACTTCGGTAATGATCGTTGCGAGCTGGTCGCGGACATCAGCATCCAGCGCATCCCACCAATCGGTGGATGTCACGACCATATAGTCAATGATCCCGTGGTTGGTTTCGGTGATCCCGTCCTGAACTTCAAAGAACTTCTGACCATAGATGTTGGACCACGTGTTCTCCTGCCCGTCCACAACGCCGGTTTGCAGCGCACCGTAGACTTCGGAAAACGCCATCGGCTGGGGTGAACCACCTAGTGCCGCCATCTGCGCCTTCAGCACGTCAGAGTTTTGGACACGGAATTTCAGACCATTGGCATCGGACGGGCTGTTGAGCGGCACATTTGCCGACATCTGTTTCATGCCGTTGTGCCAGAATGCCAATCCCAAAAGACCACGACGGGTCATGGATTCCTTCATCGCCTGACCAGTTTCAGAGACCTGAAACGCGTCAACCGCCTCGATGTTCTTGAACATGAAAGGCAGATCAAAGATGCGGAACACTTTGGTAAATTGTTCAAATTTGGACAGTGAGGGCGCCGCCAGTTGCACGTCGCCCTGAAGCAAGGCCTCGAGCACCTGATCATCATTGTACAGTGTTGAATTCGGGAAGACTTCGAGACAAGCCTTGCCATTCATTTCTTCATTCACCCGCGTTTGTAAAAGAGACGCGGCAATGCCCTTGGGGTGGCGGTCAGTGTTGGTCACATGGCTGAACTTGATAACGATCTCTCCATCGTCGCAGGCTGCAGCCACAGCTGAGGCGCTGACAGTCAGGGTCAACGCCGTAAGGGCAGCGGTCATAATCTTCATGAGGTTTCCTCCCAGAAACGTTTATTTTTGATCTTTCACCGGGCACCGCAAGAAACGATGCGCTGCCTTGTATAAAATAGCCGTAACCTCCCAAGCGCAAGGCTTATGAAAATTCAGGCCAAAAAAACCACTTTCTTGTTATTAATCATTACTATATCGGAATTTCTTTATGTATTTTTTTTCGTCAAAAATCCCGACCATGTGCGATCGACCACACGAAGGATGTGAACTTTGTGCGAAAATCCGCACATTAATCATTGCGATAAGATTCAGCTCGAATCCCATATCGCGTCAACTTGTCATAGAATGTCTTGCGGGGCAGTTTGAGCGCTTCTGCGGCAATCACAGCCCGACCCTGCGCCCGCCGCAGGGCTTGTTCCAGCAGACTTTGTTCGACCTGTGCCATCTGCTCGGACAAGCCCAAACTTGCATCTGGCCCCGCTTGTTCGATCAGGCCAAGGGCGAACCTCATCGCCTCTGACATCAGCGCCCGCGCATTGCCAGGCCAGTCGCGCGCCATCAGCCCTGCGACCACCTGAGGTGTGATTTCGGGCGCACTCAAACCGGCCTGCTCGCTGGCCTGTTCGACATAATGGCGAAACAGGATCGGAATATCTTCGGGACGCTCAGAAAGCGACGGGATGCGCACGGGCGTTACTTCAAGCCGGTAGTAGAGTTCAGAGTTAAGTTCGCCCATTGCGACACTGGCCTCCAAATCACGGTTGGATCCGGCAATGACGCGAGTCTGCAATCCCGTTTCCAGTGCTTCCAGCAGGCTCAATTGGGCTTGCGGTGGCATCTGGGTGATTTCATCAATGAACAGACTTCCGGTTTTGGCACCAAACAGGGCCTCGGATAAATCTGAGACCTCCAACGCGGCAGCAGCCCGTTTGACAAAAGGGGCTTTGGACCGCGGCGAACACAAATGGATGACTTCTGCGACCTTGGAGATCCCAGTACCAGGGGCACCTGTCACCAGCACTTCAGTGTCGGCCCCGGCCACCCGTCGGACGCGGGTTCGCAATCCTTCAGCAAGCTGTGACGCCCCAAACAGCATCCGCGCTGCCGGGTCGCCCGCCGCAATCATGGCTCGTAATGAACGATTGTCCAAAACCAGACGACGGGTTTTCAATGCACGTTCCAATACGGCCAGCAAATCCGCCGGGGCGCAGGGTTTTTCAAGAAAATCGAACGCGCCCTGCCCGACCGCT
This genomic interval from Paracoccaceae bacterium contains the following:
- a CDS encoding SUF system Fe-S cluster assembly protein; its protein translation is MDNTSEPLEGAPLIAPSTTDHPLYEQVVEACRSVYDPEIPVNIYELGLIYTVDINEQSEVAIKMSLTAPGCPVAGEMPGWVADAVEPIAGVKQVDVELVWEPPWGMDMMSDEARLELGFM
- a CDS encoding sugar O-acetyltransferase; the encoded protein is MKTEKQKMIAGELYRAGDPELVRDRARSQDLQRQYNATIVSDALDRKSILNQWLGSRGSSGSIRTPFYVDYGYNIHLGDDVFFNYGCVLLDGCAIHIGDKTQVGPMVQILTADHPRNAEDRDAGLEFSQEIHIGRNVWIGGGAMILPGVTIGDDAIIGAGSIVTRDVAAGATVAGNPARVLVPRSDIA
- a CDS encoding iron-sulfur cluster assembly accessory protein — its product is MFGIPGKQAVTLTPKAASQVSKLMTSAGHAGLRIGVKKGGCAGMEYTMEYVEETDPNDEVVEQDGARVMIAPMAQMFLFGTEIDYETSLLESGFKFRNPNVTEACGCGESIKFG
- a CDS encoding 2-oxoglutarate and iron-dependent oxygenase domain-containing protein, with amino-acid sequence MIPRLDAALLAAGDAQTLAQLREAATGIGFFTVFNTALTPARMQDVLAQYRRFFLLPEADKASIDMAKTGANRGWGASGSEQVDPNANPDFKQFFDSGFTLPAEDPRSDLPVYAPNQWPHGLPEFQRDIERYYDHARGVAMVVLRGIARAIDAPDDYFDPSFETPMALLRGNYYPARPSWATERDFGIATHTDYGCLTLLATDGNAGLEVRKRSGGWIPVSAPPGEFVINFGEMMEIWTDGLVKATPHRVIGTDRERISIPLFFNPSYDTNIAPRGTGEVLLAGDHLSRRFSETYVHLQRT
- the tpiA gene encoding triose-phosphate isomerase encodes the protein MRRKMAAGNWKMNGTQDSLGVLDSLSTAHGDHPCDIVICPPHPLLIPAATRCSDGPVSIGAQDCHAAAKGAFTGDISAGMIADTGAGHVIVGHSERREAYGDTDAQVRSKAEAIQAAGLIAIVCIGESLAQREAGAALPVLKAQLAGSVPAGSKGANLVVAYEPIWAIGTGKIPTLEQIGEVHGVLRAELVARFGAQGDAIRLLYGGSVKPGNAAEIFGTPNVDGALVGGASLKAEDFSPIIDALAQSQE
- a CDS encoding TRAP transporter large permease; this encodes MEVAVLFSMVVGLMLVGVPIAISLGMSSIVFLLVLSDTSLASIAQTLFQAMAGHYTLLAIPFFILASSFMSTGGVARRIIRFSIALVGHFPGGLAIAGVFACMLFAALSGSSPATVVAIGSIVIAGMRQVGYTKDFAAGVIANAGTLGILIPPSIVMVVYASATDVSVGRMFLAGVIPGVMAGSMLMITIYIIARVRDLPKGEWRGWGEVFEAGREAGWGLFLIVIILGGIYGGIFTPTEAAAVAAVYAFFIASFVYRDMGPLHVKGDAEQNLTLMRKPIALITAFFHRDTKNTLFEAGKLTVTLMFIIANALILKHVLTDEQIPQQIASAMLDAGFGPIIFLVIVNVILLIGGQFMEPSGLLVIVAPLVFPIAIELGIDPIHLGIIMVVNMEIGMITPPVGLNLFVTSGVANMPMMSVVKAALPFTAVLFVFLIMVTYIPIISTWLPTLVMGPEIIIK
- a CDS encoding TRAP transporter small permease; translation: MAHSYEAETVLGRIVNEIEETAIALILGLMTLLTFINVVLRYGFNTGIIWGLEAVTFLFAWLVLFGVSYCVKVTAHLGVDAVINLFSAPTRRILALFAASICLCYAALVLKGAWDYWAPFAGLDATSGRWFPTGFENSRDQAWYEVVDIPIPEWLRWIEPIFNQGEAYEKIPRFIPYAMLPFGIALLLFRFIQATLRLARGETTSLIVSHEAEDEVEAVKHMNKGN
- a CDS encoding DctP family TRAP transporter solute-binding subunit → MKIMTAALTALTLTVSASAVAAACDDGEIVIKFSHVTNTDRHPKGIAASLLQTRVNEEMNGKACLEVFPNSTLYNDDQVLEALLQGDVQLAAPSLSKFEQFTKVFRIFDLPFMFKNIEAVDAFQVSETGQAMKESMTRRGLLGLAFWHNGMKQMSANVPLNSPSDANGLKFRVQNSDVLKAQMAALGGSPQPMAFSEVYGALQTGVVDGQENTWSNIYGQKFFEVQDGITETNHGIIDYMVVTSTDWWDALDADVRDQLATIITEVTEVRNAESTAVNDQAKAEIIAAGGVVRQLDDAGRAEWVATMKPVWEQFKDDVGQENIDAAQAINAGF
- a CDS encoding sigma-54 dependent transcriptional regulator; this translates as MSKKVLLVDDDAAVRDALAQTLELADLEPTPAASFVAAKELITADFDGVILSDLRMPGRDGFHLLSYAREQDADLPVILLTGEGDIPTAMKAVGQGAFDFLEKPCAPADLLAVLERALKTRRLVLDNRSLRAMIAAGDPAARMLFGASQLAEGLRTRVRRVAGADTEVLVTGAPGTGISKVAEVIHLCSPRSKAPFVKRAAAALEVSDLSEALFGAKTGSLFIDEITQMPPQAQLSLLEALETGLQTRVIAGSNRDLEASVAMGELNSELYYRLEVTPVRIPSLSERPEDIPILFRHYVEQASEQAGLSAPEITPQVVAGLMARDWPGNARALMSEAMRFALGLIEQAGPDASLGLSEQMAQVEQSLLEQALRRAQGRAVIAAEALKLPRKTFYDKLTRYGIRAESYRND